The Kordia sp. SMS9 DNA window CGTCCATTAAATAGAAATTTGAACGCTTTGCCATTAATCCGCTGTAGCGAAAAAATAAATTCTTCATAAAAGCCTGCCACAAATGCTACGACACCTCCTGAAACACCTGGAACTTTGTTCGCTGCGCCCATTGCCAATCCTTTGACAATTAGTAAGATTTTATCTTTGAGCGTTCGTGTGCTTTCCATGAAGTTTTAGATGTGTTTTGGTTCTTTTGTAGTGGCGAGTTTTTCCATGATGAAGATCGTTAAAAATCCAACAATCATCAATCCGATAGCAAATAAAAGTTTGGATTCTCCTTGACCGATGTCTTCAAAAGTGGTTGGCAAGATGCTTTTTCCATATACATTTACTTCTGCTCCATGCGAGTCGATTCGTGTACCATCAATCACTTTCCACGGCCAAATTTTGTTCAAAGAACCTAAAATAAAGCCTGTTAAAATGGCAAATGTGATGTTTTTATAATTACTGAATAACCATTTTAATAGTTTTGAAAATAGCAATAAACCAATGATCGCGCCTGCGCCAAAAATAGCAATCAGTTTTAAATCTCTGTTGTTAATTGCAGTTAAAACAGGTTCGTATGCGCCCAACAAAACTAGGATAAACGCACCTGAAATTCCTGGGAGAATCATGGCGCAAATTGCCAAAGCTCCAGCGATGAATAGAAACCAATTGGCGTCCACACTTTCGGTGCCGCGCGGTAAGGTTGTAATGTAATAGGCGAGTGCTGCTGCTAAAGCAAAACCAAGAATTGTTTTCCAGTCCCACTGTTTGATTTCTTTTCCGATAAATAAAATACTGGCTACGACCAATCCGAAGAAAAACGACCATAATAAGATGGGTTCGCTATTCAGTAAGGATTTGATGAGTTTGGCTAAGGATAGAATACTAATTGCGATTCCGAGAAGTAAGGCTACTAAGAAATTTCCGTTCAGTTGTGTCCACGCCGCTTTGATTCCTTCTTTGCGAAGCGTTTTAAACAAACCAACATTGATATTATTAATAGACGTAATGAGTTCTTCGTAAATTCCTGAAATAAAAGCGATGGTTCCTCCTGAAACGCCGGGCACTACATCTGCCGCGCCCATGGCTAATCCTTTGAAAGTAATGATCAAGTAATCGAATAGATTTCTATTCATGTGTAGCTAGATTATACGTTTTTGATTGGTACTGAGTTCATCTTTTTTAAAAATGAACGCTACACGCAAAAGTATGGAATTATGTGTACGGATTTTTAAATTCTGAAATAATATTTTTTACAGACAAACGCATCACGACACTTGGAAATAATTTTTGAAATAGTAAGTGTTCTTTAAAGTTGTTGCGCAAGGCATTTTTTAGGTGAAATGTGCCTTTGTTTTGTTCGCCCAAAATAAAATATACACCTGCCAAACGGTATTCGATTTTTGAGTTGTCTGGGTAAAATTCCAGTGCTTGCAATAACACGTGCGTACTGTTGCTGTATTCGCCTAAAAGTTTTAAAATATCTGCCCAAGCAATCCATGTAGAAAGTTCGTAATTGCCAAGTTCTACTGTTTTTTGGTAGGCAATATCGGCTTCTTCATACAACTGCAAGGCACGATGAATTTCGGCACTTCGTTTCCAATACGCTACATTTTCTGTGTCAATATTGATGGCTTTGTTGATATAATAGAGTGCTTTTTGATAATTTTCTCGCCCGATGTAATAATCTGTAATCGCAGTCCAGCCTTTATCTAACAACGGATCTTCATGCACTGTTTTGTAATAACATTTTACAGCCAACTCGTTGTTGCCTAATTTTTCATGGCATTTTCCCATGCGCAAATACGCAAACGACGTTGGATCGTCTAGTTTTAATGTCACTTCATAATTGTGAATTGCCTCGTTGTAGTTGCCTAATTTTTCTAAAACTTTTCCTTTTTCTAAATAGGCACCAATAAAATGATCGTCTGCAATGATGGCAAAGTCAAACGCTGCCAATGCTTCTGGATACATTTTTTTCGTGTAGTATTGTTTTCCTAATTGATGCCAAGCAACTTCCGAGTATGGATTTTTGTCAATATACTCGTTCAAATAACTGATGGCACCATCAATATCTTCTAAAAATTCAAAACAATAAATGGTATTGTATAGCGAAGAATAATCGTCAATATCTGACTCAATACA harbors:
- a CDS encoding DUF368 domain-containing protein, which produces MNRNLFDYLIITFKGLAMGAADVVPGVSGGTIAFISGIYEELITSINNINVGLFKTLRKEGIKAAWTQLNGNFLVALLLGIAISILSLAKLIKSLLNSEPILLWSFFFGLVVASILFIGKEIKQWDWKTILGFALAAALAYYITTLPRGTESVDANWFLFIAGALAICAMILPGISGAFILVLLGAYEPVLTAINNRDLKLIAIFGAGAIIGLLLFSKLLKWLFSNYKNITFAILTGFILGSLNKIWPWKVIDGTRIDSHGAEVNVYGKSILPTTFEDIGQGESKLLFAIGLMIVGFLTIFIMEKLATTKEPKHI
- a CDS encoding tetratricopeptide repeat protein, whose product is MLFSANEDQNFALSRFESMLKTNNVFFFDAAEFEEITHHYLDAGKVALAKKAIKFGLEQHPSSVNLKLMEIELMVFENKLDEAEKLLDALYTLEPSNAEIYIQKANVYSKRDEHYKAIELLKMALEYSDDVADVHSLIGMEYLFIDDFKEAKRYFMKCIESDIDDYSSLYNTIYCFEFLEDIDGAISYLNEYIDKNPYSEVAWHQLGKQYYTKKMYPEALAAFDFAIIADDHFIGAYLEKGKVLEKLGNYNEAIHNYEVTLKLDDPTSFAYLRMGKCHEKLGNNELAVKCYYKTVHEDPLLDKGWTAITDYYIGRENYQKALYYINKAINIDTENVAYWKRSAEIHRALQLYEEADIAYQKTVELGNYELSTWIAWADILKLLGEYSNSTHVLLQALEFYPDNSKIEYRLAGVYFILGEQNKGTFHLKNALRNNFKEHLLFQKLFPSVVMRLSVKNIISEFKNPYT